The following coding sequences are from one Gossypium hirsutum isolate 1008001.06 chromosome A12, Gossypium_hirsutum_v2.1, whole genome shotgun sequence window:
- the LOC107929504 gene encoding uncharacterized protein At4g00950 produces MGSVAEFESETTHTPKLLLYSFPSKAAEEPPGIATPPIHTSASIPFQWEEAPGKPRSCPAAESQPKPHTARCLELPPRLLAEAKVANMPSPTTVLDGPDSGRVVSRTLSFRKGGSFRSPDNKRLSKEKVLFGSSRWGSFRKAGRVVQGSSFDSSDPPMVNGRDGGGSGGGTQVKITRVRRKGSLLSLTQARSHVLASIYESFKQVVPWRRGEGKMKKKGS; encoded by the exons ATGGGGTCAGTGGCAGAGTTCGAAAGTGAAACAACCCATACACCAAAGCTTTTACTATATTCGTTTCCAAGTAAGGCGGCGGAAGAGCCTCCAGGTATCGCGACGCCGCCGATCCATACCTCAGCTTCGATTCCATTCCAGTGGGAGGAAGCGCCAGGGAAGCCTAGGTCTTGTCCCGCCGCTGAAAGTCAACCAAAGCCACATACTGCAAGATGCTTGGAACTGCCTCCGAGGTTGTTAGCCGAGGCTAAGGTTGCTAACATGCCGTCTCCAACGACTGTCTTGGACGGGCCTGATTCGGGTCGGGTTGTGTCTCGTACCTTGTCGTTTCGGAAAGGCGGGTCTTTTAGGAGCCCTGATAACAAGAGGTTGAGTAAGGAGAAAGTTCTGTTCGGGTCGAGTCGGTGGGGGAGTTTTAGAAAAGCTGGACGAGTTGTTCAGGGAAGTAGTTTTGACTCTTCAGATCCTCCGATGGTTAACGGCCGTGATGGTGGCGGAAGTGGCGGCGGTACGCAGGTGAAGATCACGAGAGTTAGGCGGAAAGGGAGCCTGTTGAGCCTTACTCAAGCTAGGTCACACGTATTG GCAAGCATTTATGAAAGCTTTAAGCAAGTGGTCCCATGGAGACGTGGAGAAGGGAAAATGAAGAAGAAGGGCTCCTGA